The genomic interval CTCACGATCTCGCTGACGGTCCGGGATGCCGCAACCGGCGAGGCGCTGGCCGGCCGCGGCGTGTATCTGTGGCACTGCGACCGCGACGGCGACTACTCGCTCTACAGCCAGGGGGTCGAGAACGAGAACTACCTGCGCGGTGTGCAGGAGACCGATGCGAACGGCACCGTGACCTTCACCTCCGTCTACCCCGCCTGCTACTCCGGGCGCTGGCCGCACATCCACTTCGAGGTGTACGACGATGTCGCGAACGCCGTCGCGTCCGGCCCGATCGTGAAGACCTCGCAGATCGCGCTCCCCGCCGAGGCGAACACCGCGGTGTACGCGACCAGCGGCTATGAGCGGAGCGTGCAGAACGCCGGGAGCGTGTCGCTGCAGAGCGACAACGTCTTCAGCGATGACGGCGGCATCCACCAGATCGCGACGATCGCCGGCTCGGTCGCCGACGGCTACACCGCATCGCTCACGATCGGCGTGTGAGCTCCGATGATCCGACCGCGCGGCGCTCTGCCGCCCATCACTCAGGCGATGCGGCGCAGCAGCTCCAGTACGGCGAGGGCGTACGCGTCGGCCGGTTCGGGATGCTCGAAGGTCAGCACCTCCTCGTGATCGGTCCCCGAGCCCCACGCGAGCTCGACCTGGTGCGTGTCGTCGAGTCGTCGCAGCGACCGGAACGCGCCCCGCAGCAGCTCGCGCAGCTGATGCTCGTGCGGCAGCCACAGCGCGTCCTCCTGGGCGACGGAGTCCAGCGCCCACTCGGTGGTGCCGTTGAACGCCAGGATGCGCCCGGTCGGATACTCGCGCGGCTCGATCGTCATCTCGCTGACCGTGAACACGTCGGCCTCGAACTCCGGCTCGTCGAGCTGGAATCGGTCGCCCGACCGCGGGTGCCAGATGAGCCCCGCCTCTTTGAGTGCGACTGCCAGTTCCGTCGAGATCATGCCAACCATCTTCGCCTGGATGCGGGGGTTCCGGGCCGCTCCTAGGCTGGGAGGGTGCCCGCTCCCGTCACCCTCCCCCGCCTGTCGTGGGGCGATCCCGCCTCGTCGCGTCGCGCGCTGCTCGTCCACGGGCTCGGGTCGAACGGCGCCCTCATGTGGCGGTTCGGAGTCGCCATCGCGAATGCCGGCTGGCAGGCGGATGCCGTCGACCTGCGCGGCCACGGCGTCGCTCCTCGTACGCTCGACTACCGGGTTGCGGCGTACGCGGCCGACCTGTCGGCGACCTTGGCCGCAGCCCGCGGCGCGTGGGACCTCGTCGTGGGCCATTCGCTCGGCGGCGCCGCATCCGTCGTCGCGGCGGCGGAGCACCCCGAGTGGGCACGCCGCCTCATCCTGGTCGATCCCGCCATCCGGCCGACGCCGCGCGACCTCGAGATCGTCCGCGCCAGTCAGGAGGAGTCCTTCGCCGACCCCAGCAAGGAGGCGGTGCGCAGCGCTCACCCGAACTGGCACGAGCACGACATCGAGCTCAAATCGCTTTCCGCACACCAGGCGAGCCGCTGGGCGGTCGAGCAGACCAGCTCGCAGAACACGCCGTGGGACGTGACGGATGCCGCGGCATCCGTCACGGTGCCGATGCACATCCTCGGATCCGACCCCGATGTCTACAGCATCTACTGGGGTGAGCGGCTGGCGGGACTTCGCGCCGCGAATCCGGCGATCGGCTACTCGTTCGTCGCGGGCGCCGGCCACTCTCCGCATCGTGATCGTCCTGAGGAGACGGTCGCGGAGTTCCTGCGGATCATCGGAGACTGAACGGACTGACGCTCACTGGACGACGTGCTCGACGCCCTGACCGACGTCGACGGTGACGCCGACGTAACTCGGGATGGCCGTCGAAAGGGCGTCCCTGAGGTCGTCGATCGGGGGAACCGATCCGTCATCCGTGGTGAGCTCCACCGTCGCGGACAGCCCGCTCCAGTTGACGTCGTACACGCGCGCGCCCTTCTCGTCCTTCAGCCAGTTGCTCGTGACCTGCTGGATCGTCACCGACCACCGGGCGATCGCGACCGAGGCGATCGAGTTGGCCGCGAGCGGGACGGCGACGACGATCGCGAGCACCGTGACGATCGTGTAGGCGCGGCGGCGGTTCGCGTCGGGCGAGGAACTGGGGTCGCGGGCGTAGCCGCCCATCGTGAACACGATGGTTCCCGCGATGACGAGAGCGACCACGTTCGAGAGGAACAGGATGAGGGCGCCGAACGCGTCCTGCCAGAGACCCTGACCCGCGCACACCCCTACGACCCCGAGAGGCGGCACGAGCGATATCGCGATCGCGACACCGGGCAGGACGGCGCTCAGATCCTTGCGCGACATGGCGAAGCCGCCGGCGAATCCCGTCGCCAGGGCCGCGACCAGATCCATGAGGCTCGGCGACGTCCGGCCGATCACCTGCGAGTTCGTCTCGAGGCTCTCGGGGGTCGAGACGAAGATCGTGAAGAAGAGGCCCAGGACCACGACGATGACGAGCCCGCTCAGCACCCACAGGATCGAGCGGATCACGAGACTGAGGTGGCCGGTCACGATCCCCAGCGCGATGCCGAGGATCGGGGTGCCGAGCGGGGCGATGATCATGGCGCCGATCACCGTGGCGGTCGAGTCGGTGAGCACGCCCGCGATCGCGATCGTGCCCGCCAGCGTCAGCATGATGAGGAAGCCGGTGCGCTTGCTCAGCGCGTCGCCGTAGCTCAGGTCGAGCGCATCGTTGAGTGCCTCGACCGGCTGTCGCTGTGCGGGCGGGATGAGCGTCTGAGTGAAACGCGACATGTTTGCTCCTTGCGGCGGTCTGCGCCCATCGTGGCACGGCCCACGCCCTTCCTCATCGAGCCGACGCGACGCGATCGGCAGTTCGCGACGCTGCCGAACGGACATCCGCGCCGACCCCGCCCCGAGCGGCGCGAGAATGGGTCGGTGACCGACTTCGAACCCGCCGCACACCTCCCCGACGAGATGCTGGAGAGGTTCCGCGAACGGGCTGCGATCCATGACCGCGAGAACACCTTCCCCGACCAGGACCTCGCCGAGCTGAAGGCCGCCGGCTACCTGTCGATCCTGGTGCCCGTCGAGCTCGGCGGCGGCGGACTGGGTATGGCGGAGGCATCCGTTCTGCAGCAGCGGCTCGCCGGCGCTGCCCCCGCGACCGCGCTGGCGGTGAACATGCACCTGGTGTGGACCGGCGTGGCAAAGGTGCTCTCCGACCGAGGCGTCGACGCGCTGCGGTTCGTGCAGGAGGGCGCGGTGGCCGGCGAGGTGTTCGCCTTCGGCATCAGCGAGGCGGGCAACGATCTCGTGCTGTTCGGCAGCGAAACGGATGCCGCGCCCCAGCCGGACGGCGCCTACGCGTTCACGGGGACGAAGATCTTCACCTCGCTCGCTCCGGTGTGGACGCAGCTGGGCCTCCACGGCCTGGATGCGACATCCGCCGACGCACCGAAGCTCGTCTACGCGTTCGTGCCTCGATCGGATGCGGTCGTGACCCGCGACGACTGGGACACGCTCGGGATGCGCGGCACGCAATCGCGCACCACGGAGCTGCACGGAGCCCTCGCACCACCGGATCGCGTCGTGCGCCGCATCGAT from Microbacterium pumilum carries:
- a CDS encoding pilus assembly protein CpaE; translation: MISTELAVALKEAGLIWHPRSGDRFQLDEPEFEADVFTVSEMTIEPREYPTGRILAFNGTTEWALDSVAQEDALWLPHEHQLRELLRGAFRSLRRLDDTHQVELAWGSGTDHEEVLTFEHPEPADAYALAVLELLRRIA
- a CDS encoding alpha/beta hydrolase: MPAPVTLPRLSWGDPASSRRALLVHGLGSNGALMWRFGVAIANAGWQADAVDLRGHGVAPRTLDYRVAAYAADLSATLAAARGAWDLVVGHSLGGAASVVAAAEHPEWARRLILVDPAIRPTPRDLEIVRASQEESFADPSKEAVRSAHPNWHEHDIELKSLSAHQASRWAVEQTSSQNTPWDVTDAAASVTVPMHILGSDPDVYSIYWGERLAGLRAANPAIGYSFVAGAGHSPHRDRPEETVAEFLRIIGD
- a CDS encoding intradiol ring-cleavage dioxygenase, with product MTDDNRWLDENGTPIDEDHRGLVYDVQTLIDRRRALGIFGGVALTSLLAACGAQPTDAATTTDAASPAASATATPSASPSAKGQASEPVTEVPDETGGPYPGDGSNGVNVLDDSGIVRADIRSSFGSSTTVAEGVRLTISLTVRDAATGEALAGRGVYLWHCDRDGDYSLYSQGVENENYLRGVQETDANGTVTFTSVYPACYSGRWPHIHFEVYDDVANAVASGPIVKTSQIALPAEANTAVYATSGYERSVQNAGSVSLQSDNVFSDDGGIHQIATIAGSVADGYTASLTIGV
- a CDS encoding TIGR00341 family protein; this translates as MSRFTQTLIPPAQRQPVEALNDALDLSYGDALSKRTGFLIMLTLAGTIAIAGVLTDSTATVIGAMIIAPLGTPILGIALGIVTGHLSLVIRSILWVLSGLVIVVVLGLFFTIFVSTPESLETNSQVIGRTSPSLMDLVAALATGFAGGFAMSRKDLSAVLPGVAIAISLVPPLGVVGVCAGQGLWQDAFGALILFLSNVVALVIAGTIVFTMGGYARDPSSSPDANRRRAYTIVTVLAIVVAVPLAANSIASVAIARWSVTIQQVTSNWLKDEKGARVYDVNWSGLSATVELTTDDGSVPPIDDLRDALSTAIPSYVGVTVDVGQGVEHVVQ
- a CDS encoding acyl-CoA dehydrogenase family protein — encoded protein: MLERFRERAAIHDRENTFPDQDLAELKAAGYLSILVPVELGGGGLGMAEASVLQQRLAGAAPATALAVNMHLVWTGVAKVLSDRGVDALRFVQEGAVAGEVFAFGISEAGNDLVLFGSETDAAPQPDGAYAFTGTKIFTSLAPVWTQLGLHGLDATSADAPKLVYAFVPRSDAVVTRDDWDTLGMRGTQSRTTELHGALAPPDRVVRRIDPGPNPDPMVFGIFSVFELLLASVYTGIARRALDLAVETAGRRRSKKTGKAYSQDPDIRWRIADMALAYDALPAELAALSRDVDTLADHGARWFSLLAGIKHRAVTMAKRVVDDAVLVAGGSSYFSASELSRLYRDVLAGLFHPSDPESAHSTVASAWLGPVQD